agaaaCTTTGACGAGAGCTTTGTTCTATTAGCAGAATACCTGGATGATTTTATCTCCAGGCTGAAGAATCATAGATGCCGGTCCCTCAGGTTGAACCCTTGTCACAAATATACCCTGAAATGATATGGAAAATATCATATTAACTATACGTATTAAAAGCTGCTGAGTTGTATTGAATGTTTTCCCAAGTGGCTGTACAAAACAATTCAATTTCTatggaaataataaaaatattaatgGAATATAAGGTATggtactataataataataataataataataataacaataataataataaaaaaaaaaacttacattgTCATCTGGACGAAAGGGATTTCCCCGGCCTCCCACTCCTCCTGATATACTGAAACCCAGCTCTGGATTCTTCTCTACTTTCAGACGGATCtaaaacacacccacatactTTCATCAGCCACGTATTCACAGCCATTCACCGTTTATTACGCCTTGAAGAACCACCGCCGGTTAGGGTccaggtatttttttaattggctTGCTAGCTGTATATGAAACTAAATTCTGGGGAATAAACAACAAGAGACCAGATTCTTACAGCCTAAGATTCCCTTAGgaatgaaagtgaataagcTTATTTCCTAAGTTAAAAACCACTTTTACACCggtctgttaaatatgaagctacagccagcaggtggttagcttagcttaacttagcataaagactggtaacatggggaaacagctagcctggctctaaCCAAAGTAACCAAACTACAagcatctctaaagctcactgattaaCTAGTTACATCTTTATGTTTTTCCATTTTCAGTGTATGTGCtgtgctatgctaagctaagctaagctaagctaaccatctcctgGCTGTAGCCAATGGGAGAGTGTTGATCTCCCACCCAAAGCTCGAATAAGagtttttcccaaaatgtcaaactattcttttaatcAAACTTCAGCCAAGCAAATGAAGAATATCTTCAAAATCAAATTAAtcgttttaaaaaaatgtctgtatTGCTTCAAGTCCTTTGACACAAACACCATCCTTCACCTCTTGCTGCAGTGCGTCTTGCGGGATGCGTGGGGGCCCCTGGGGCGGATGGGAGACTTTGAGCATCAGGTAATCAATGAGCTGCTCTCTGGAAGGGTGTCGGGCCATGGGCGCCTGGCTCACCGGAGCACGAACAGAAGGGCCCATCTGACCGTTCATCAAAGGCACCtaggaaacaaaaacacacagaggtgAGCAACAGTTGTTTTTAAATTCGACAGTCACATTTTTTGCTCTGCCGCTAAACGTATGTGGTGAACCTACTTTTCTGTGGGGGTCCATGGTGTAGCTCTGCTGCCCTTGGGGAAACACATCATCCTGAAAGGGAAGAGAGTGCTGATCATTAAGATGGTGCCCAAACCTCACTCAAATGAAACTCATTTACAGCAAGAGATAATAGACAGATAATTAGATACTGACACAAATATTTGTCACGTCTGGTAATGACATTGAGCAGTGATGTGTTGCTTTGGAAGGAGGTGAAAGGGACAGATCTGATTCAAATGAGATTAAACTGTGCTTAGTTTCTATTCAGACTCTAATCAGCATCTAATTCTGAATATTAGCTTACAAAGGTTAACACAACACTCTCTCAgcactttttttccctcctctaCAGAGTCTAATAACCACTTTCTAAATCCCTTAGACACACACCTCTAACCACTTACCTTTTGCAAACAGTTTTCATCCCAACACACAAAGTGAGAGGATATGAAGTGATTCTGAAGTGATTGGAAGTTAAAGTGAAGATGATGAATGAGCAAAGTAAGGATTGAAAGTGCAGttaaaaaggagaagaaaatcACAGTTGCTCGGATGCATTACAAACATAGGATGCGAGTGGCAGGGTGGAGGGATAACACACACTGGGATGATTGTGATGTTAGAGCACCTGGCAGGTTTAAAAGGGGTGTGTTTTGTACCATACATGACTTTACATTTCTGATTATACAAGTCTCCAGTTGCACTATAACAAGACAGAAACATCGTTCTTGTTCATTACTCGAATACGATGTGGTAGATAGTAAATTAATTATGCCACATAGCCTGTACGTTTTTGCGAagaagtatatttaaaataattgcTAAATGTATGTGTAGCAGCCTTCATCAATAGAGTCAGATTTCAGTTGTATAGATCTGTCTTTCTGTAATTCCATCATGGAGGTAGTAAAGCCACTACACAAATTGGATAATGGTACAAAAACATTAGTAGGCCCCTTTTTAAACAAGTCATACTGCATTACACTCAGAGTAACTACACAACAAACTAGAATTCATCAATTTGTCACTCAGAGAAGACAGTCAAATGTACGTAAAAAGGGTCTGTGGTCGTGAGAAATCAGACGTTAGGAGAGAAATTGTACTTTCACTTGCCTATAAAAGGACAAGTGAAAGATTCTGAGGTCAGTGATCACTTCTCAACATCGAGGAGAGAAGGAAACAGACATTTCTCATCTTCTAAAGGATGTGAAACTAGCAGGAGCTGGAAGCCCTGGCTAAGTATGAGCTGCAGGAGCTAACTTCATGTTCACAGTACTCACACAGAAGCCCAGAGCTCCGTAGGGCTGTCCGTCCCTGGCACTAAAGACCAGAGAACCTTGGCTGGCATGCATATCCCTACAGCTGCCGTAGTGAGACCAGCTCAGCGGAGCGTTATTGGAATTATAGGAGCGAGACAGCGCATTCTGAACAGAGGGACGACATGGAACAACCAGCACCAACCGGCATGTCAGCCGGGGCCATGCAATCCACCAAATGAGCGATGACATAAAAGACACAACAAAAAGGTTTACAGCGTATCCAGACAAACATGCAGTGAGGCATACTGGGCATACAGCGGGGTTAGTAAGCTTGGGCAAACTTCTGACTTCATATTAAAGGGTCGATTCACACAAATATCTGCAATGGTATCCAGCCATAcaggtttggttttatttgcccACGTTTTTTTGAGTCACCCAAATGAAGTGAAAGGTTCAGGTAGCTGGCACGATTCCATTTTGGATCCCTTATCAAATCTTTCACTGACAATGTCTCTTAGATGTCTCTGACACTACAGGTACCTgcaaagaaataaacaagtgaCTGAACATGGTCagaccatctttttttttttttaactgatagATGTCTATTTTCCCCTCTAAACTACCTTGAAAGATTTGATAAGGGATACAAAAGAATTCAGAGTCATGAGCAGATTCTGAAGTGGATTCAGATTCGAGGCCACTGATACAATGATGTGCGGTAATGTGTACAATATGAAATGTTATCAAACCCCATCCCTACACCTTTAAAATGGAGGTGAAAGGAATTTTGTTTGTGGAGCTCACAACACGGAAACAATTACATAAAATTCAACATCAACATCCCTCCCAAAAAGCAGATCCCTCTTATTCTGGATAAATCACACAGGGAGGTTTGTGGATTATTCAGATTAACCGGGATCTTGTTTCTAGAAAGACGCGTTGCTGTTAATTTGTTGTACTTTCTCAAAGCTGTGAGCGCCACAAACTAAATTCCTCTCACCTCCATTGGATTGGGTTAGTAGCAGAAATCTCAGAGGCAGATACCTCAAAGTCTGGgcaaacaaaaccaaaactgTCTGCAGGGCTATGTGCAAGTGACACGTCTTTTTGTAAATGGGTGAAACAACCCTTTAAAATGGGCAAATGAAAAGATTTACAGATATTTTCTTCTTATATACATGATGTTGCAATAGTCTTTGGTACTATCAAAGTAATTTAAGCTAATGTAATAGCGGCTCTATGGCAAGTTTAGGACTTTATATGAATATCATGTTTTGCTGCCATGCGAGGATGATTGTGTTCATACTGTTGGTCATATAAGTGTGATCTACACGTCATAGGGTaaactttacaaaataaacatcaatTCCACCCTGAAACGGTGTTTACTAAGCGACTTTGAGTCCATGAAAAGCGCTAcacaaattcaatttattattattattactactaacATTTACAGTAGTACTTTTTACCTTTTCCATTTTCTTGGCCTCGATGTGCCGCATCACCTGGTCTCTCCAGTCAACCGGCACCCTTCCTGCTCCAACTCCTCCTGACACCTGTCCAGGCCCATCCAGCAGCGAGTGCTCAGACTTCACCCTGGTGTTGTGCCTCTTGCTGGGGCTGCTTTGCTGGTAGTTGAAATCGCTGACAGACATGGTCCTCTCTGGAAGCTCGTGGGGCTGCGGCCTGGCGCCGAGAGGCCTGGAAGCTCCAGGTACGTCGATGCTGTAAGTGCGAGCTGAGAGGGGCCTCTGCATGGCCTGGCTCATTGCCAGCGGCCCCCTTCCGAGGGTGTGAATGTCCCTGTATGTCATGTATTCACCGTCAGGCACCTGTATACGCCTCGGGTCACCCATGGAGGCTGTGGAGGCGGTGCTGCTTTGCCTCTGCAGAGTGCTGCTTCTAGCCTGGCCTCCAGTAGAATGAAGTCTCTCCTTAGTCCACATGTCCCCAGGGGGTTTGGGAACCATGGGAGGCCCCCTCTGCTGGGGCTGTAGAGGGTAGGGAGGTGCTTGATTACGGTTGGAGTAGTTGGTGTTGGCAAGTGAgtgtggtggaggaggaggaaggtaaCCTTGGTGCTCTGGGGGCATGGGCATCCTCTGGGACCAGAGGCCCTCTTTAGGCATGGCACTGcttgtgtactgtatgttgtacTGAGGAGGAGGGATGCCCATGGCCATGGTGGAGGAGACTGCATATCTACTGGTGCTGGCAGGGGGCTTAGAGGAGGAGAGCAGGTCTGAGGAAGATGCAGAGGAGCCGGGGTAGATCTGGAGAGTCTGGTCGTTGAGTAACTGACTGGCTGACTTGCTCCGGACTATGCTCTGGCCCTGAGCTCCTGGCCCGGCTCCTGCCATCCTCATCATTCCTGCTGCGTCATAGGAGTCATCATCCCCATCAAAAGAGTACAGCTTCAAGCCTCCTGTTTCTATGTTGCTGATACTGTGAGACTTCACCACCTGCTGGGGATGGCACCTTTTGTCTGGAGACAGTTCCTCTGTGCTGCGAGACAGAGACATGTCACTGCTGGCTGTCACGCCTGTCGAGGCCACATGCACAGCAGATGTCTCTACTCTTATTGCTTGGGTTTTGTTCCCAAGACTATTGATGCAGTCACTGACCTGCTGGTTTCCATTCAGAAAATGCTCCATGTTGTCATTGCTAAAACCCTGCTTGCTGTCCAAGTTCTCCTGGGTCACTGAGCCATTCTTGGTTGTGTTCCCCTCATCCAGCTGAACCATGTTGTCGGTTGGCAACTTGGACACGTTCATATTGATCTGATCCCACTTGGTGTAGGTTTCACCCATGCCGTTGTTAAATCCCTTCTCAATGAAGGCCAGTCTGGCTTCCATGGACAGGTCGTAGTCACCCATTTTCTCTGGCGGAGTCTGCTGGGTTTTCAAAAGGGCCTGAAGGGATGTTTCGGAGCCATTTCCATTATGGAGGAGAGGGGTGGTGTCTTTAGGCTGGTTCATATTCTCATCCTCTCGCCTAAAACAAAGAAGGAGGTATATCAGGTTTTCTAATAATGCCAGAAGGAAGACTCTCCTTTGTATTCTATGTACGTGAAGAATTGTACTAACCGGCTTTTTGGTAGGAAGGGCATCTTTGCCTCTCTCTCAGGGGTGCATAGAGAGTTGTCCTGACTGCTGTCTGTAGTCAGAGACACCGAGTCAGACATGCGTGATGGCGACGAACAGTTACTGTTGTTCTGGTTGCTGTTGGCCACTGTGTCATCCAGCAAAGAGTCTGCATCATCTGTTAATCAGAAACATCCCTGTTAGTGTACTGTATCTAGACACAGTCACTTAAAATACTATATTTTAATCACTCAAACACAACTTTTACCTTTTTTGTCCTTACTTAAAGTCACTACTTTAGGCTGGTTGATGGAGATCTCAATAAGAGGGGGTCTCATCTCTGCCATTTtcatctcctcctcttcatcagacAGCTCCTCGGAATCCttaagacaaagacaaaagcgttcttaaagctgcatttttcAGTTGAAACTTCATAATGCTCTTGTTGTCTTTCTTAAAATTGTGAGGACTAAACAATCGAGAGCACCTCCAGGGTGTCTTCATGGTTCATCATTGAGCCCCCTGATGATTTGATTGGGACTTTCTGAGAGCTGTAAGAGTCCGAAGtgtcttttgtttctgttgcaGATGGGTTATGGGAAAATGTGTCGGTAGATATTTGGGAGTCCATGTCTGATGCTGTACCATTAGGATAGGGAGGCTCAATCACCTGCACAAAAACAGCACGGATGGTCAGttatttattgaaaatgttCTCTCACTTGCATGTAGAATATGCAGTTTGTCAAAGGGGAACTAAAGGGGGACCAAGGTTTCTTTCCAAGTAAAATATCTCATTTAGCTGAAGCTGACCTTAACTCCCACGTCCTGCACTCCAATGTGGTTCCTCTCATTTGGTTTTGCATCTTTCCCCGACTCGTCACTTGACTCGTCCTCCTTCAGCCTGTGAGCCACAGACTGGGCTGTCTTCACCATGTTCTTCAGCTCATCTGGGTATGGTGTAGGGTAGCGCTTCAGGTTTCCCTCCTGGAATAGCACAAATACCCACAAACTTACCATTAAAATCATCTGGTTGCAGTTTTAACAGAAGTGGGACTAAGATAGGTGAAATGTCAGTTTGGAATGAGGTGCATTCAATATCATATACAAAAGGCACTTATGTTgccttttttaaacaatttccTTAATCCATATTAATGATATTTTGATTTGAACTATTTACTTCAACAATAATCTCTTGAAATTGTTGTAGAAAATGGGACACGATGCACATTTTTCATGAAAACTGCTACATCAAAGTGAAGGTTGTAGCCAAAATATTACTTGTGATCACAATAACGCCCTTGCAGTTTGGAAAACCATGTCCCCACAGTTATTTATCTTTCCCCAGTTATGCGAACAACCGTTTCACACTCACCCTTGGGGGCGTTTCTCTCTCGTCCTTGTCCTCGTCACACTCAAAGGCCACCTGAGCTCGATGCTTGCGCTGCTCCTCCCAGAGAGCCGGATTAAAGCTCTCAGAGTCAGAGTTGGGAATGTCTGAAGTAAAATCAGAAACCAGGTGTAGAATGTCTTAGTTTCAAATTAAGACCTTTTAAGTCCCCCCCCCCATTGCGTTTTTGTAATTCAAACAAGTCTGACTTTGACCACAAGATGGCGCAAAGACTACATGAGGCATGCCAATAAATTGAAGGATCTGTGGAGGAACTTGAAATTCAGGAGTTAACCCCTTAAACTCAAGCCAAACCATTCAATAAAGAATTATTGATACTTAGAATTGTTGTAATAAACCAACATCAATTAACATACTTGCAGGATTTGCCACTAACTTCATCATGAATCAGTCTGTAAAGCCTATGGCAGACAAAATGATTGCTAAACATTACTTTGCAGACAATATGCCAACACTTCAATGACACATTTATAACTACTAAGTCTTCAACTCGCTCTCTGTCCTTTACTGTCACTCCTGTATGACTCCTACATGTTGGGAAGGGAGAAGCAAAGCCATGATAACTATGAAAATGATGTCATGAAAGTGGTGATTGTTGTGATGACGCTGTCCTGAAACTACAGTAGCATCTTGCATTAGTGATGTGCCCTCTGTCGTGTCTGTAAGTCTCTGACACTTATTGCACAACCAAGAATCAATAAATTTGACACTTGACTGAAAATATCAGGGCACAAATATATCACATCCTGTTTTTTTAAGAAGGTAATATCAGACTATATCATTTAAAGCCGTCATTCACACTTGAAGATGTAAATTAGCCTTTGTGGTTTCCTGTGTTAAAAAGCTCTTTACCCCCAATTTGGCGAGACACAGATGTATAGTGTTTAAAACAAACTTGCTAACTTGTATCTACATTTTGATTAGAAGTTGACAGTTAAAAACAAGTACATACTGTGTAGGAAATAGCTGATGTTGGCACAGAATGAACTACAATTATCAACAACTCTTGTCGTCTACAACTTAACACACCATACCAGAGTGTGAATGCACAGTGGATAATATGAGTCACCTGGTGTGTGGCCACCATGTCAACAAGTTGTAAAACATAATAATTGCAGTCAGGTCATGACTTATTCCAGCTTCTCATGAAAACACGAGGAAACAGTAGATTAACTGTGGAAAATGGCATAAAACAGATGGCTTGGCGATATCTAATAGAGGACAAAACCTACAGACAGTTGTACAACTTGTACAGGAGCATTTTCTGATAGTGCACCACATCATGCAAAAATCAAGCAGCTGACTCGCTACCATTTCTGTATTTCAAGCGCGTAGTCCTTGAACCACTAATTACTCTAAAGCTTAGATGCAACAGGGTCAGCCTAAGCTGTCTGGTGCAATAGGAAAGCAACCCAAACTAACAGATGCTTGACAAGACGAAGACGAGTGTTTCTTCTGCAGCTTTGGTCTCAGGTAACGAGGTCTCTCATAAAATATGGATACAGGAATCCTGGCAGGCCACCAATAAGACTGCTACGGTAAAGATGGTAAGTTGTAGTCATGGCAGCGCCTAATAATTTGAcatcaaaatacatttaatttacctAAAAATTGGATTTGTATGACTTACTGTTAGATACATGCTTACAAAACCACTTATAACCAAACTTACTTTAGTTTTATACTGGACATGGACCATCAACTCCCACAAACTCTATCAGTGTTTCATTCCTATAAGTTGTGCTCATATTATATGAATTGAATTGTTGAATGATTGCCTGGTAGAAAATTGACTAACAAGCTTAAATCTTTAATATGAGCCCCACTGCTAAGAATTGAATTGTGAAAACAGGTCAGAAACATTTGCAGTTTGAACCAGATTCCATTTCTGTTTTATCATTATTGGTCTTGTTGAATGCAAAAGTACTCACAGTCCTCAGTCCTGGTTTGCTGGGGAAACATGTAGTTGGTCAGCATAATTTTGTGTGTATCTGGATCCTCCTCCTTCTGGAGAGGGATCAGGGGCTTTGACTGTGGGAAACAAAAAGTAGGTTTGAGTGTGCTATCTGCAATAAACTGTTTTGTCAACACACAGAGTGCTCAAAGAGTGGCCTGGCATTCTCTGTGCCTCATTTTGACATGGCAAGTGAACTGGGCTGCAACATCAGTACTTGATAATACCTAAATCCAGTCAACTGGAGAA
The Sander lucioperca isolate FBNREF2018 chromosome 14, SLUC_FBN_1.2, whole genome shotgun sequence genome window above contains:
- the erbin gene encoding erbin isoform X1, with protein sequence MSKRSLFVRLVPCRCLRGEEEAVTSLDYSHCSLETVPKEIFSFEKTLQELYLDANQIEELPKQLFNCQLLHRLSMPDNDLTVLPTAIANLINLRELDVSKNSIQEFPENIKNCKVLAIVEASVNPISKLPDGFTQLLSLTQLYLNDAFLEFLPASFGRLTKLQILELRENQLKMLPKSMQKLTQLERLDLGSNEFTEVPEVLEQLTGIKELWIDGNRLTFLPGMLGMLKQLVYLDVSKNNLEMVDEQICGCENLQDLLLSNNALTQLPGSIGSLKKLTALKVDENQLIYLPDSVGGLTSLDELDCSFNEIEALPSSIGQCVSIRTFAADHNFLTVLPPEMGKWKNATVLFLHSNKLESLPEEMGDMQKLKVINLSNNKLRSLPYSFTKLNQMTAMWLSENQSKPLIPLQKEEDPDTHKIMLTNYMFPQQTRTEDYIPNSDSESFNPALWEEQRKHRAQVAFECDEDKDERETPPREGNLKRYPTPYPDELKNMVKTAQSVAHRLKEDESSDESGKDAKPNERNHIGVQDVGVKVIEPPYPNGTASDMDSQISTDTFSHNPSATETKDTSDSYSSQKVPIKSSGGSMMNHEDTLEDSEELSDEEEEMKMAEMRPPLIEISINQPKVVTLSKDKKDDADSLLDDTVANSNQNNSNCSSPSRMSDSVSLTTDSSQDNSLCTPEREAKMPFLPKSRREDENMNQPKDTTPLLHNGNGSETSLQALLKTQQTPPEKMGDYDLSMEARLAFIEKGFNNGMGETYTKWDQINMNVSKLPTDNMVQLDEGNTTKNGSVTQENLDSKQGFSNDNMEHFLNGNQQVSDCINSLGNKTQAIRVETSAVHVASTGVTASSDMSLSRSTEELSPDKRCHPQQVVKSHSISNIETGGLKLYSFDGDDDSYDAAGMMRMAGAGPGAQGQSIVRSKSASQLLNDQTLQIYPGSSASSSDLLSSSKPPASTSRYAVSSTMAMGIPPPQYNIQYTSSAMPKEGLWSQRMPMPPEHQGYLPPPPPHSLANTNYSNRNQAPPYPLQPQQRGPPMVPKPPGDMWTKERLHSTGGQARSSTLQRQSSTASTASMGDPRRIQVPDGEYMTYRDIHTLGRGPLAMSQAMQRPLSARTYSIDVPGASRPLGARPQPHELPERTMSVSDFNYQQSSPSKRHNTRVKSEHSLLDGPGQVSGGVGAGRVPVDWRDQVMRHIEAKKMEKNALSRSYNSNNAPLSWSHYGSCRDMHASQGSLVFSARDGQPYGALGFCDDVFPQGQQSYTMDPHRKVPLMNGQMGPSVRAPVSQAPMARHPSREQLIDYLMLKVSHPPQGPPRIPQDALQQEIRLKVEKNPELGFSISGGVGGRGNPFRPDDNGIFVTRVQPEGPASMILQPGDKIIQANGYSFVNIDHGYAVSLLKTFLNTVDLTIIREAQA
- the erbin gene encoding erbin isoform X3, which codes for MSKRSLFVRLVPCRCLRGEEEAVTSLDYSHCSLETVPKEIFSFEKTLQELYLDANQIEELPKQLFNCQLLHRLSMPDNDLTVLPTAIANLINLRELDVSKNSIQEFPENIKNCKVLAIVEASVNPISKLPDGFTQLLSLTQLYLNDAFLEFLPASFGRLTKLQILELRENQLKMLPKSMQKLTQLERLDLGSNEFTEVPEVLEQLTGIKELWIDGNRLTFLPGMLGMLKQLVYLDVSKNNLEMVDEQICGCENLQDLLLSNNALTQLPGSIGSLKKLTALKVDENQLIYLPDSVGGLTSLDELDCSFNEIEALPSSIGQCVSIRTFAADHNFLTVLPPEMGKWKNATVLFLHSNKLESLPEEMGDMQKLKVINLSNNKLRSLPYSFTKLNQMTAMWLSENQSKPLIPLQKEEDPDTHKIMLTNYMFPQQTRTEDYIPNSDSESFNPALWEEQRKHRAQVAFECDEDKDERETPPREGNLKRYPTPYPDELKNMVKTAQSVAHRLKEDESSDESGKDAKPNERNHIGVQDVGVKVIEPPYPNGTASDMDSQISTDTFSHNPSATETKDTSDSYSSQKVPIKSSGGSMMNHEDTLEDSEELSDEEEEMKMAEMRPPLIEISINQPKVVTLSKDKKDDADSLLDDTVANSNQNNSNCSSPSRMSDSVSLTTDSSQDNSLCTPEREAKMPFLPKSRREDENMNQPKDTTPLLHNGNGSETSLQALLKTQQTPPEKMGDYDLSMEARLAFIEKGFNNGMGETYTKWDQINMNVSKLPTDNMVQLDEGNTTKNGSVTQENLDSKQGFSNDNMEHFLNGNQQVSDCINSLGNKTQAIRVETSAVHVASTGVTASSDMSLSRSTEELSPDKRCHPQQVVKSHSISNIETGGLKLYSFDGDDDSYDAAGMMRMAGAGPGAQGQSIVRSKSASQLLNDQTLQIYPGSSASSSDLLSSSKPPASTSRYAVSSTMAMGIPPPQYNIQYTSSAMPKEGLWSQRMPMPPEHQGYLPPPPPHSLANTNYSNRNQAPPYPLQPQQRGPPMVPKPPGDMWTKERLHSTGGQARSSTLQRQSSTASTASMGDPRRIQVPDGEYMTYRDIHTLGRGPLAMSQAMQRPLSARTYSIDVPGASRPLGARPQPHELPERTMSVSDFNYQQSSPSKRHNTRVKSEHSLLDGPGQVSGGVGAGRVPVDWRDQVMRHIEAKKMEKDDVFPQGQQSYTMDPHRKVPLMNGQMGPSVRAPVSQAPMARHPSREQLIDYLMLKVSHPPQGPPRIPQDALQQEIRLKVEKNPELGFSISGGVGGRGNPFRPDDNGIFVTRVQPEGPASMILQPGDKIIQANGYSFVNIDHGYAVSLLKTFLNTVDLTIIREAQA
- the erbin gene encoding erbin isoform X2; translated protein: MSKRSLFVRLVPCRCLRGEEEAVTSLDYSHCSLETVPKEIFSFEKTLQELYLDANQIEELPKQLFNCQLLHRLSMPDNDLTVLPTAIANLINLRELDVSKNSIQEFPENIKNCKVLAIVEASVNPISKLPDGFTQLLSLTQLYLNDAFLEFLPASFGRLTKLQILELRENQLKMLPKSMQKLTQLERLDLGSNEFTEVPEVLEQLTGIKELWIDGNRLTFLPGMLGMLKQLVYLDVSKNNLEMVDEQICGCENLQDLLLSNNALTQLPGSIGSLKKLTALKVDENQLIYLPDSVGGLTSLDELDCSFNEIEALPSSIGQCVSIRTFAADHNFLTVLPPEMGKWKNATVLFLHSNKLESLPEEMGDMQKLKVINLSNNKLRSLPYSFTKLNQMTAMWLSENQSKPLIPLQKEEDPDTHKIMLTNYMFPQQTRTEDYIPNSDSESFNPALWEEQRKHRAQVAFECDEDKDERETPPREGNLKRYPTPYPDELKNMVKTAQSVAHRLKEDESSDESGKDAKPNERNHIGVQDVGVKVIEPPYPNGTASDMDSQISTDTFSHNPSATETKDTSDSYSSQKVPIKSSGGSMMNHEDTLEDSEELSDEEEEMKMAEMRPPLIEISINQPKVVTLNDADSLLDDTVANSNQNNSNCSSPSRMSDSVSLTTDSSQDNSLCTPEREAKMPFLPKSRREDENMNQPKDTTPLLHNGNGSETSLQALLKTQQTPPEKMGDYDLSMEARLAFIEKGFNNGMGETYTKWDQINMNVSKLPTDNMVQLDEGNTTKNGSVTQENLDSKQGFSNDNMEHFLNGNQQVSDCINSLGNKTQAIRVETSAVHVASTGVTASSDMSLSRSTEELSPDKRCHPQQVVKSHSISNIETGGLKLYSFDGDDDSYDAAGMMRMAGAGPGAQGQSIVRSKSASQLLNDQTLQIYPGSSASSSDLLSSSKPPASTSRYAVSSTMAMGIPPPQYNIQYTSSAMPKEGLWSQRMPMPPEHQGYLPPPPPHSLANTNYSNRNQAPPYPLQPQQRGPPMVPKPPGDMWTKERLHSTGGQARSSTLQRQSSTASTASMGDPRRIQVPDGEYMTYRDIHTLGRGPLAMSQAMQRPLSARTYSIDVPGASRPLGARPQPHELPERTMSVSDFNYQQSSPSKRHNTRVKSEHSLLDGPGQVSGGVGAGRVPVDWRDQVMRHIEAKKMEKNALSRSYNSNNAPLSWSHYGSCRDMHASQGSLVFSARDGQPYGALGFCDDVFPQGQQSYTMDPHRKVPLMNGQMGPSVRAPVSQAPMARHPSREQLIDYLMLKVSHPPQGPPRIPQDALQQEIRLKVEKNPELGFSISGGVGGRGNPFRPDDNGIFVTRVQPEGPASMILQPGDKIIQANGYSFVNIDHGYAVSLLKTFLNTVDLTIIREAQA
- the erbin gene encoding erbin isoform X4 — encoded protein: MSKRSLFVRLVPCRCLRGEEEAVTSLDYSHCSLETVPKEIFSFEKTLQELYLDANQIEELPKQLFNCQLLHRLSMPDNDLTVLPTAIANLINLRELDVSKNSIQEFPENIKNCKVLAIVEASVNPISKLPDGFTQLLSLTQLYLNDAFLEFLPASFGRLTKLQILELRENQLKMLPKSMQKLTQLERLDLGSNEFTEVPEVLEQLTGIKELWIDGNRLTFLPGMLGMLKQLVYLDVSKNNLEMVDEQICGCENLQDLLLSNNALTQLPGSIGSLKKLTALKVDENQLIYLPDSVGGLTSLDELDCSFNEIEALPSSIGQCVSIRTFAADHNFLTVLPPEMGKWKNATVLFLHSNKLESLPEEMGDMQKLKVINLSNNKLRSLPYSFTKLNQMTAMWLSENQSKPLIPLQKEEDPDTHKIMLTNYMFPQQTRTEDYIPNSDSESFNPALWEEQRKHRAQVAFECDEDKDERETPPREGNLKRYPTPYPDELKNMVKTAQSVAHRLKEDESSDESGKDAKPNERNHIGVQDVGVKVIEPPYPNGTASDMDSQISTDTFSHNPSATETKDTSDSYSSQKVPIKSSGGSMMNHEDTLEDSEELSDEEEEMKMAEMRPPLIEISINQPKVVTLSKDKKDDADSLLDDTVANSNQNNSNCSSPSRMSDSVSLTTDSSQDNSLCTPEREAKMPFLPKSRREDENMNQPKDTTPLLHNGNGSETSLQALLKTQQTPPEKMGDYDLSMEARLAFIEKGFNNGMGETYTKWDQINMNVSKLPTDNMVQLDEGNTTKNGSVTQENLDSKQGFSNDNMEHFLNGNQQVSDCINSLGNKTQAIRVETSAVHVASTGVTASSDMSLSRSTEELSPDKRCHPQQVVKSHSISNIETGGLKLYSFDGDDDSYDAAGMMRMAGAGPGAQGQSIVRSKSASQLLNDQTLQIYPGSSASSSDLLSSSKPPASTSRYAVSSTMAMGIPPPQYNIQYTSSAMPKEGLWSQRMPMPPEHQGYLPPPPPHSLANTNYSNRNQAPPYPLQPQQRGPPMVPKPPGDMWTKERLHSTGGQARSSTLQRQSSTASTASMGDPRRIQVPDGEYMTYRDIHTLGRGPLAMSQAMQRPLSARTYSIDVPGASRPLGARPQPHELPERTMSVSDFNYQQSSPSKRHNTRVKSEHSLLDGPGQVSGGVGAGRVPVDWRDQVMRHIEAKKMEKVKSTTVNVSKHRFRVELMFIL